One window of the Pempheris klunzingeri isolate RE-2024b chromosome 10, fPemKlu1.hap1, whole genome shotgun sequence genome contains the following:
- the LOC139208872 gene encoding coiled-coil domain-containing protein 89 has product MEDTTETGMLRSRIDEQSSLICILKQRADELLLRYQALQKINTELEGQVTDCQKELDSERKKAELIEKRFMDLAVNNQAIIAFMEEYKNLNAHLKLENKQLQSENETLFSQKLQDKEVFIQKLTQEIKQLTEKFTNKENEYRQKLAGCQSELLEQATHHKAKEASLLDQLHDAQQKQRDAVGMCKDLHLKLQKTEEELALNEVNMRESITSLTREKDKLLHLSMERGRMIQEKQEEIQKLETKWREEKKARAKAEERFEWEAEAVNADVKVKSLQSALDESTAKFGKFKKDFEAFKEHSTNLLIQERELNKKLRHMMG; this is encoded by the exons ATGGAGGATACAACAGAGACAGGGATGCTGCGCTCCCGGATAGATGAACAGTCAAGTCTGATCTGTATactgaaacagagagcagatgagCTGCTCCTTCGATATCAAGCCCTGCAAAAGATCAATACAGAGCTGGAGGGCCAAGTAACAGACTGCCAGAAAGAACTGGACagcgaaagaaagaaagcagagctGATAGAGAAGAGATTCATGGATTTAGCTGTCAACAATCAGGCAATTATTGCTTTCATGGAGGAATACAAAAATCTGAATGCCCATTTGaagctggaaaacaaacagctgcagtcagaaaatgaaacacttttcTCCCAAAAATTACAAGATAAAGAAGTGTTCATTCAAAAACTGACACAAGAaatcaaacagctgacagagaaATTCACAAATAAGGAAAATGAATATCG GCAGAAATTAGCTGGATGCCAGTCAGAACTACTTGAACAAGCAACTCATCATAAAGCCAAGGAGGCATCGCTGCTTGATCAACTGCATGATGCTCAGCAAAAGCAAAGAGATGCTGTCGGGATGTGCAAAG ACCTTCACCTGAAGCTACAAAAGACTGAAGAAGAGCTTGCTTTGAACGAAGTCAACATGAGAGAAAGCATAACCAGCCTCACCAGAGAGAAGGACAAATTATTGCATCTGTCAATGGAAAGAGGGAGAATGATACAG gagaaacaagaggaaatCCAGAAGCTGGAGACCAaatggagggaagagaaaaaagccAGGGCCAAAGCAGAGGAAAG GTTTGAATGGGAAGCAGAAGCAGTTAACGCAGATGTTAAAGTGAAGTCGCTTCAGTCTGCTCTTGATGAATCCACAGCAAAATTTGGGAAATTTAAAAAG GATTTTGAGGCCTTCAAAGAACACAGCACCAACCTCCTCATACAAGAAAGGGAGTTAAATAAGAAACTTCGCCACATGATGGGCTAA
- the LOC139208237 gene encoding ATP synthase subunit beta, mitochondrial-like isoform X2, whose protein sequence is MLGCVGRCCSGALQALKTVSGRHAALVSSRGYAAPAAQAALGNGRIVAVIGAVVDVQFDEGLPPILNALEVAGREARLVLEVAQHLGENTVRTIAMDGTEGLVRGQKVLDTGAPIRIPVGPETLGRIMNVIGEPIDERGPISTKQTAPIHAEAPEFTDMSVEQEILVTGIKVVDLLAPYAKGGKIGLFGGAGVGKTVLIMELINNVAKAHGGYSVFAGVGERTREGNDLYHEMIESGVINLKDTTSKVALVYGQMNEPPGARARVALTGLTVAEYFRDQEGQDVLLFIDNIFRFTQAGSEVSALLGRIPSAVGYQPTLATDMGTMQERITTTKKGSITSVQAIYVPADDLTDPAPATTFAHLDATTVLSRAIAELGIYPAVDPLDSTSRIMDPNIVGAEHYDVARGVQKILQASKSLQDIIAILGMDELSEEDKLTVARARKIQRFLSQPFQVAEVFTGHMGKLVPLKETIKGFKSILGGEYDALPEQAFYMVGPIEEVVQKAEKLAEEHS, encoded by the exons ATGCTGGGGTGTGTGGGTCGCTGCTGCAGCGGGGCTCTGCAGGCTCTGAAGACAGTCAGCGGGAGACATGCTGCTCTTGTTTCGA GCAGGGGTTACGCTGCCCCAGCTGCTCAGGCAGCACTGGGCAATGGCCGTATCGTGGCTGTGATTGGTGCTGTGGTGGATGTCCAGTTCGATGAAGGCCTGCCTCCTATTCTCAATGCACTGGAGGTGGCTGGCCGTGAGGCCAGGCTGGTGCTTGAGGTGGCGCAGCATCTGG GTGAAAACACAGTCAGGACGATTGCCATGGATGGCACAGAGGGTCTGGTCCGCGGTCAGAAGGTTCTGGACACCGGAGCGCCCATCAGGATCCCTGTTGGCCCTGAGACCTTAGGCCGGATCATGAATGTCATTGGAGAACCCATTGATGAGAGGGGTCCAATTAGCACCAAACA AACTGCTCCCATTCACGCTGAAGCCCCAGAGTTCACAGACATGAGTGTGGAGCAGGAGATCCTGGTCACTGGCATCAAAGTGGTAGATCTGCTGGCACCCTACGCAAAGGGTGGAAAGATCG GCCTGTTTGGTGGTGCTGGTGTTGGCAAAACTGTATTGATTATGGAGCTGATCAACAACGTGGCCAAGGCTCATGGTGGTTACTCTGTGTTTGCTGGAGTGGGAGAGCGAACCCGTGAGGGAAATGACTTGTACCATGAAATGATTGAGTCTGGTGTCATTAACCTGAAGGACACCACCTCAAAG GTAGCGCTGGTGTACGGTCAGATGAACGAGCCCCCAGGTGCCCGTGCTAGAGTTGCCCTTACTGGTCTGACTGTTGCTGAGTATTTCCGTGATCAGGAGGGACAGGACGTACTTCTCTTTATTGACAACATCTTTAGGTTCACCCAGGCCGGGTCAGAG GTGTCTGCCCTGTTGGGTCGTATCCCCTCTGCTGTGGGTTACCAGCCCACCCTGGCCACTGATATGGGAACAATGCAGGAGAGAATTACCACCACCAAAAAGGGCTCCATCACCTCAGTACAA GCTATCTATGTGCCCGCTGATGACTTAACTGACCCTGCTCCTGCCACAACTTTTGCTCACTTGGATGCAACAACTGTGCTGTCTCGTGCTATTGCTGAGCTTGGTATTTATCCAGCTGTGGACCCTCTGGATTCCACCTCCCGCATCATGGACCCCAACATTGTTGGGGCTGAACACTACGATGTTGCTCGTGGTGTGCAGAAGATTCTTCAGGCAAGC AAATCATTGCAAGACATCATTGCTATCCTGGGTATGGATGAATTGTCTGAGGAAGACAAGCTGACTGTAGCTCGTGCTCGTAAGATCCAGCGTTTCTTGTCGCAGCCCTTCCAGGTAGCAGAAGTGTTTACTGGCCACATGGGGAAGCTGGTGCCTCTTAAAGAAACCATCAAAGGCTTCAAGAGCATTCTAGGAG GTGAATATGACGCCCTGCCAGAGCAAGCTTTCTACATGGTGGGTCCCATTGAAGAAGTCGTCCAAAAGGCTGAGAAACTGGCAGAGGAGCATTCTTAA
- the LOC139208237 gene encoding ATP synthase subunit beta, mitochondrial-like isoform X1: MLGCVGRCCSGALQALKTVSGRHAALVSSRGYAAPAAQAALGNGRIVAVIGAVVDVQFDEGLPPILNALEVAGREARLVLEVAQHLGENTVRTIAMDGTEGLVRGQKVLDTGAPIRIPVGPETLGRIMNVIGEPIDERGPISTKQTAPIHAEAPEFTDMSVEQEILVTGIKVVDLLAPYAKGGKIGLFGGAGVGKTVLIMELINNVAKAHGGYSVFAGVGERTREGNDLYHEMIESGVINLKDTTSKVALVYGQMNEPPGARARVALTGLTVAEYFRDQEGQDVLLFIDNIFRFTQAGSEVSALLGRIPSAVGYQPTLATDMGTMQERITTTKKGSITSVQAIYVPADDLTDPAPATTFAHLDATTVLSRAIAELGIYPAVDPLDSTSRIMDPNIVGAEHYDVARGVQKILQDYKSLQDIIAILGMDELSEEDKLTVARARKIQRFLSQPFQVAEVFTGHMGKLVPLKETIKGFKSILGGEYDALPEQAFYMVGPIEEVVQKAEKLAEEHS; this comes from the exons ATGCTGGGGTGTGTGGGTCGCTGCTGCAGCGGGGCTCTGCAGGCTCTGAAGACAGTCAGCGGGAGACATGCTGCTCTTGTTTCGA GCAGGGGTTACGCTGCCCCAGCTGCTCAGGCAGCACTGGGCAATGGCCGTATCGTGGCTGTGATTGGTGCTGTGGTGGATGTCCAGTTCGATGAAGGCCTGCCTCCTATTCTCAATGCACTGGAGGTGGCTGGCCGTGAGGCCAGGCTGGTGCTTGAGGTGGCGCAGCATCTGG GTGAAAACACAGTCAGGACGATTGCCATGGATGGCACAGAGGGTCTGGTCCGCGGTCAGAAGGTTCTGGACACCGGAGCGCCCATCAGGATCCCTGTTGGCCCTGAGACCTTAGGCCGGATCATGAATGTCATTGGAGAACCCATTGATGAGAGGGGTCCAATTAGCACCAAACA AACTGCTCCCATTCACGCTGAAGCCCCAGAGTTCACAGACATGAGTGTGGAGCAGGAGATCCTGGTCACTGGCATCAAAGTGGTAGATCTGCTGGCACCCTACGCAAAGGGTGGAAAGATCG GCCTGTTTGGTGGTGCTGGTGTTGGCAAAACTGTATTGATTATGGAGCTGATCAACAACGTGGCCAAGGCTCATGGTGGTTACTCTGTGTTTGCTGGAGTGGGAGAGCGAACCCGTGAGGGAAATGACTTGTACCATGAAATGATTGAGTCTGGTGTCATTAACCTGAAGGACACCACCTCAAAG GTAGCGCTGGTGTACGGTCAGATGAACGAGCCCCCAGGTGCCCGTGCTAGAGTTGCCCTTACTGGTCTGACTGTTGCTGAGTATTTCCGTGATCAGGAGGGACAGGACGTACTTCTCTTTATTGACAACATCTTTAGGTTCACCCAGGCCGGGTCAGAG GTGTCTGCCCTGTTGGGTCGTATCCCCTCTGCTGTGGGTTACCAGCCCACCCTGGCCACTGATATGGGAACAATGCAGGAGAGAATTACCACCACCAAAAAGGGCTCCATCACCTCAGTACAA GCTATCTATGTGCCCGCTGATGACTTAACTGACCCTGCTCCTGCCACAACTTTTGCTCACTTGGATGCAACAACTGTGCTGTCTCGTGCTATTGCTGAGCTTGGTATTTATCCAGCTGTGGACCCTCTGGATTCCACCTCCCGCATCATGGACCCCAACATTGTTGGGGCTGAACACTACGATGTTGCTCGTGGTGTGCAGAAGATTCTTCAG GACTACAAATCATTGCAAGACATCATTGCTATCCTGGGTATGGATGAATTGTCTGAGGAAGACAAGCTGACTGTAGCTCGTGCTCGTAAGATCCAGCGTTTCTTGTCGCAGCCCTTCCAGGTAGCAGAAGTGTTTACTGGCCACATGGGGAAGCTGGTGCCTCTTAAAGAAACCATCAAAGGCTTCAAGAGCATTCTAGGAG GTGAATATGACGCCCTGCCAGAGCAAGCTTTCTACATGGTGGGTCCCATTGAAGAAGTCGTCCAAAAGGCTGAGAAACTGGCAGAGGAGCATTCTTAA